The genomic DNA TGCGACGACAATTCTTTCTGGGTACGCTCGGATTCCGCTTGCACGCGCTGCGCAAAATCGACTTGCAGCCAGCGCGGCAGATTGAGGCCGTAATCACGCGACAGGATATACGCCACGCCGCCCTTGCCAGACTGGCTGTTGATGCGCACCACATCCTGATAGCTGCGCCCGATATCGAGAGGATCAATCGGCAGGTAAGCCACTTCCCAAGTCGCACTTTCACCACGGTCGAGCGATTTCTTGATCGCATCCTGATGGCTGCCGGAAAATGCAGTGAATACCAGCTCGCCAACGTACGGATGGCGCGGATGCACCGGCAAATTGTTACACTCGCTGACCACATGCACAATTTCGTTCATGTTCGAAAAATCCAGCTCAGGATCAATACCGGTGCTGTACAGGTTCATCGCCATGACCATGATGTCCATATTGCCGGTGCGCTCGCCATTGCCGAGCAGCGTACCCTCGATACGGTCAGCTCCAGCCAAAATCGCCATTTCTGCTGCTGCAACTGCGCAACCGCGGTCATTGTGGGTATGAATACTGATCACCACATGCTCGCGCTGCTTTAAGTGGCGGCAGAAATACTCTACCTGATCGGCAAAAATATTCGGCATCGATGCTTCGACCGTCGCAGGCAAGTTCAAAATCACCGCCTGACCATTCTGCGGCTGCCACACATCGCACACCGCATCGCATACTTCGACTGCATATTCGGTTTCAGTCTGGGAAAAACTTTCCGGTGAATACTGGAACACCCACTCGCTGTCCGGATGCTGCGCCGCGTGATCCTTGACCAGCTGCGCTCCTTCAATCGCAATCTGCTTGATTTCCTCTTTTGACTTGGCGAATACCTTTTCACGCTGCACTTTCGACGTCGAGTTATACACATGCACCACGGCACGACGAACACCCTGCAAAGACTCGAAGGTACGCTCGATCAAATGCTCGCGCGCTTGCACCAGCACCTGAATCGTCACGTCATCGGGGATATGGCCTTCCTCAATCAGCAGACGGGTAAAATCAAACTCAATTTGTGAAGCAGACGGAAAGCCAATCTCGATTTCCTTGAAGCCACACGCGACCAGGGTCTTGAAAAAACGCAGCTTCTGCTCAATCGTCATTGGGTCAATCAATGCCTGATTGCCGTCGCGCAGATCCACACTCGCCCAAACCGGTGCTTTAGTGATTGTTTTGTTTGGCCACTGACGGTCGGTCAGCTGCGGGGCAAATTCAAAACGGGGATATTTAGTATGGGTAAAACGCGCTTGCGACATGATGAACTCCGGTCATTAAAAAGTATGCACTTATTATAAAGGAGTCAGTGCGACAAAACTCACCAAAAATCTGCCATAATGGCGATCTAATTAGCAATAATAACCACAAATGGATAAAAAATGAGCGATACTCTCTACCAACTCGACGAAACCGACCGTAACATCCTGCGCATTCTTACTCGTGACGGGAGGATCAACAACCTCGCTCTTGCCGAAGCTGTGCATCTCTCGCCGACTCCATGCGCACGGCGAGTAAAACGCCTCGAAGACCTCGGCATCATCGAAGGCTACCGCGCCGAACTCAACCGCGATGCGCTTGGCTATGCGCTCAGCGTATATATCGGCGTAACCATGGATAAGCACACCCCCGAACGCTTTGAGCACTTTGAAGCCGCAGTCAGCCAATTTCCTGAAGTTATTGGCCTCAGCATCGTTACTGGCCGCGCCGAAGACTTCCTCATCCATGTTGTGGTCAAAGACATGCCTGCCTATGAATCGTTCCTACTCGGCAAACTCACCCCGCTGCCCGGCGTGCAAAACGTCCACACCAGCTTTGAACTCCGCTCGGTCATCCGCCGCAGTCCACAACCCTAGAAAAATGTATATGACAAATACTGCATAATGATAATCAGTATTGTTTGTGCTATTCTTTGCGGCGCAAAACTCATTTAAAGAGGATAGACAAATAAAAATGAATAGATTTTTCCTAATTTGTGCTGCAGCTTTGACTGCAAGTGGCTTTGCCCATGCTCAAGATAAGGCTCAAGACAGCAACGATACCGCCGCACACCTGCTCTCAGCTGAAGAAATTGCAGCATTTGTACCCAATATTGATGACTACCCGGCTGACCCGCAGCGCATTGCGGCAATGGAGTTTTCCTTTGTCGGCGGTGCTCTTGCAGCAGGCAAACGGCCTACCGCCATTTCTGACGACGGCAATCCTGAAAAGCTGATACCCGAATTCCGTGACGCAGTCGGTGAATACACCTCGCTAGGCTCGCGTTACCAGCCCAATATCGAATCCATTGCCGATGCCAAGCCCGATCTGATTATTGCCGATAAAGATCGTCACACTGTCATCAAGGACGACCTCGAAAAAATCGCCCCGACCCTGTTCGTCAAAAGCCGTGGCGAAGATTACTACGAGAACCTGCAAGCGGCACAGGTCATCGGCCATGTTCTGCACCAAGACGACACCATGAGCAAATCAATTGAAGACCACTTGCAGAAAATGCGCGATGCACGCGACGCTTTGCAAGGCAGCAAAATGGCGGATGAAACCGTACAGTTTGCAGTCATCACCGACAAAGGCATGTGGATGCACGGCCCGACGTCTTATGCCGGTACGGTTATCTCGTCGCTGGGTCTGAAAAGCCCGATTCCCGAGCAAACCGAAGAAGCCTATATCCCGACCAGCCTTGAGCAACTGCTCGCTGCTGATCCCGACTGGCTGCTGGTTGGCCGCTACAACGACCACACCGTCCTCGAAGACTGGAAAGACTCACCACTGTATCAGAACCTGAAAGCGGTCAAGAACGACCATGTGGTCGAAGTCGATTCATCATACTGGTCACTCAGCCGCAGCATGCCGTCTGCTGAGCGCATGGCACAAGACCTGATCGCACACAGTCAGGAGTAAACCCCACTTATGACGCGTTCAATACAGCCGCCGCGTTGGCGGCTGTATGCCTTGTTCCTGCTCGCCATCACCGTGCTGCTGGCGGGCTTTGCCGTCGCACTGACCGCCTATTCGCATTTCCCATTGTCGCTCGCAGCGTTTGGCGAATGGTGGCAAGGTGGCGAATCACTATCCACGCCGACACGGCTGGTCATCGACATCCGTTTGCCACGGGTATTGGTCGCAGTGTGTGTTGGCGCGAATCTCGCCATTGCCGGATTACTGATGCAGGCCATCACACGCAATCCGCTCGCCTCACCCACCATCCTCGGTATCAATTCCGGTGCTGCTTGTCTGGTCGCATTGGCATCAGTCACAGCACTCGGCGACCTGCTGCCGACCACCTTGCTGCAAGCACTGATTGGTGCGATGATTGCCGCGACATTGGTCATGGTACTTGCCGGTTACACCAGCGACCGCCTCATCCACCCACTGCGCCTCATTCTTTCCGGCGTGGCGATCAACGCACTACTGCTCGGCGCGACCCGTGCCGCGCTGATTGTTGCCGATGAAAGCAGCTTTGGCGTACTGTATTGGCTCGCGGGCTCAATCGCCAACAGCCGCTGGGAAAATATCCCGTGGCTGCTGCCCCTATCGCTGTTTGGTTTCACTTGGGCATGGTGGCTATCGCCACGGCTGAACATCCTGGCACTTGGCGACGACGTCGCCAGCAGCCTCGGCACCAACGTCATCAGCCTGCAACGCCAGTGCGCCAGCATCATCTTGCTGCTGACTGCTGCCAGCGTCGCCGTATCAGGGCCAATTGCCTTTGTCGGGCTGATTATCCCGCACGCAGCAAAAAAACTGCTGCTCGCCTGCCGCGCCCATTCATATCAACTGCTCATCCCGCTGGTCGCCATCCTCGGCGCTGCCCTGATGGCGTGGTCGGATGTACTCTCGCGCGCTGTTGCCTTCCCGGCAGAAACTCCAGTCGGCCTGCTCACCGCACTCATCGGCGCACCATTTTTCATCTTACTCGCCTGCAAGCGCCGCACATGACTATTTTCATCCGCCATCGCATCATCACCGCCCTGACCCTGCTGCTCGTTTTGATGTTCGCCAGCATCTTTGTCGGCACCAGCGACATCAGCATCGGCAAAACCTGGCAGACAATCTACGCCTATTTTCACACCGGCACGCAGGATTTCATTCTCTGGCAACACCGCATTCCGCGCATCATCCTCGCTGCGGTTGCTGGTGCCGCACTGGGGCTATCCGGCGCACTGGTGCAAGGCATCATTCGCAATCCTCTCGCCTCACCCGACCTGATGGGTATCAGTGCCGGTGCAGGACTGTGCGCCACCGCCCTGATTATCTTCCTGCCCGCCGCGTCGCTTTGGTTACTGGCTGCCGCATCCGCAATTGGTGGCATCCTCGCCTTTACCATCATTCTCGCCCTCGCCGCATGGGCAAAGCCGACCCCGGCACGCCTCGCTCTGGTCGGCATCGCAGTCAGTGCCTTTCTCTCAAGCTGCACCAATTTCCTGCTCGTGATGTACCCGCTCGACATCAACGTTGCCATGCTGTGGCTCACCGGCAGCCTGTGGGGGCGTGGCTGGCAGCACATCCCGCTGCTGCTCTCAACCTTCATTATCCTCTTTTTCATCGCCTACTATCTCGCGTGGCGACTCGACGTCCTTGGCCTGGGTGACGACGTCGCTGCCCATCTCGGCATCCGCGTCACCCCGTTACGCCTCACGGCGCTGCTGATTGCCGTCATCATCGCCAGCCTCGCCGTATCCGTCGTCGGCACCATCAGCTTTATCGGGCTACTCGCACCGCATATGGCGCGCCTGCTCTGCGGGCACAAACACCGCCTCATCTTGCCACTTGCCGCACTCATCGGCGCACTCGTCCTGCTCGTTGCCGATACCACCGCGCGCACCCTGTTTGCACCAATAGAACTGCCGGCTGGTGTCCTCACCGCGGTCATTGGCGGCCCTTACTTCATCTATCTTTTATCACGCTATCGAGGATGGACATGATAGACATCCAAAACATCAGCCTTGCTTACGGCGACGGCAAACACAGCAACACCATTATCGACGACCTCAAGACCACCATACCCGTCAATCAGGTCGTCGGACTAATCGGCCCCAACGGCTGCGGCAAATCCACCCTGCTCAAAGGCATCTCGGCCCTGCTCAAACCCGTTGCCGGACGCATTTGCCTCGACGGCAAAGACGTACACAGCTATAGCAACCGTGCCCTCGCGCAGCGCATATCCGTCCTTCCGCAAAACCTCACCCACCCCGAAGGGCTAACCGTCAAGCAACTGGTCGAATACGGCCGTACCCCCTACGTTTCGCATTGGGGGCGCCTCGGCAAAGACGACCACGAACACGTCCACGCCGCCATGAGCCAGGTTCGCATCCACGAATTTGCCGAACGCAGCCTCGAAGACCTGTCCGGCGGCCAGCGCCAACGCGCATGGATCGCCATGATCCTCGCGCAAGACACCGACATCATCATGCTCGACGAACCCACCACCTTCCTCGACATCGCCTATCAAATCGAGCTGCTCAAGCTATTGCGCACGCTCAAAGACGGCGGCAAAAGCATTATTGTCGTCCTGCACGACCTCAATCAGGCCGCGCGCTACTGCGATCACCTACTCATACTTGAGCAAGGTCGGCTACACAGCAGCGGCTGCCCGGCCGAGGTCATCACCACAGCCACCCTGAAAAGCGTATTCAACGTCGACGCGCAAATCATACCCGACCCGGTCGCGTATACCCCGATGTGCATCTATCTCTGAACAAAGCGTATCCAAAATGGGGTTGTCTTCGCGCTATAAAGGCTTTAAGGTTGACGCATTTTCACAGTGCAGTGCCAAATGGAGCAGTACAGTCAAAATAATAAATTGTTTTATTTTTGAATTTTATAAATTCCTGTATCATTCATTGCCATTACACCTCTTCAACACCACCTGTGAACAAACTGGTATAACGCACCTTCACTCAGCTACAGTGCAGTGATTTTTCGGGTAAGCGCAACTGCGCATCAATACGTGCTGTACCGATACTTAAACACGCAAATTTTGAATAACTGAATTATCGGGGAATCAACCATGTGGAACGCTTTACGCCGTCATAAAGTTCTGTTTTTCAGTATTGGACTGATGATGACTGGTACCGGCCTGCAAAACACCCTCATCGCCCTGCGCGGTGCGGCTGAGGGCTTTTCACAAAGCGAGATCGGCTTCATCATGGCGAGCTTTTTCATCGGCTTTTTGGTCAGCGCACTGACCGCTGGCCGCTACATTGCCAATGTCGGGCATATCCGTGTTTTTGCCGCGCTTTCCGCATTATGCTCAATCACTATTTTGCTGCACACCGTCTTTGTATCCGCATGGCAGTGGATGCTGATCCGCTTCATCACCGGCTTTTGCATATCCGGCCTCTACATCATCTGCGAAAGCTGGCTTAACGCGCAAAGCAATAATCAGGATCGCGGCCAAGCCATGGCTGTTTACCTGATGACGATTTACGGCTCGGGCATGATCGGGCAGCTGTTCTTCAACTTCATCGCCCCGACCAGCTTCCTGCTCTTTTCGATCACGTCGATCGCGATCTCACTCGCCTCTATTCCGCTGCTGCTGACCCGCATCAAAGCACCACCGATTGAGGAGCAGCAAGGATCCATGAGCCTGTTCAAGCTCTATCGCCGTTCGCCACTCGGCTTTATTGGCGTATTCGCTGCGAGCTTCTGCGTCGGCGTACTGACTTCGCTTGCCCCAGTCTATGCTGTCAATAGTGGTATCATCGAAAGCCGCGCCGCATGGGTCGTCATGGCGCTTAACCTCGGCGCACTGCTTTTCACTCTGCCAATTGGCCGCCTGTCGGACAAATTCGACCGCCGCATTATCCTTGCTGGTGCATCCATGATTGGCTGCTGCGCTGCGATAACAGCACCTTTCGTCGGTAACAACCTACTCCTTCTACTGCCGCTATTCATCCTCGCAGGTGGGTTTATTTTGCCACTTAGCGGCATGTCCACCGCCTACATCAACGACTGGCTTGAAAGCGGCGAAATCGTTCCCGCAGCAAGCACCATCGTATTGGTTGCCGGGCTAGGAGCTATTGCCGGGCCAATGATTACCGGCTTTTTGATGCAAACCATTGCCAATCAGGCATTCTTTATCTGCGTTGGTGCCGTCATGGGTAGTTTTTTCCTGTTCGCTCTCTACCGCATGACCCAGCGCTCAACCGATACCATGCACGAGCAAAGCGTCACCTTTGCCCCAATGACCCAGCCACTCGCAGACTCGCTGGTGCAAGCTTTTGACGACCGCCAGCTGGAGTTTGATTTCCATATGGACGAAGAAGAAACCACCACATGACCTGCCGCTAAAGCATTTGGCAACAATCGGTTACAGCGCTAATATGGTAGCTGCCTAATGACATCCCTTACCCATAGAAGGCAGCGTCATGTTCGACATCAAAAAAATGCGTCTGCGCGATGCGCACGATCCCAACCGGGTCGCAACACCACTGGAGCTGCTGTTTGATCTGGTGTATGTGGTCGGCATTGCCACCACCGTAACCAGCCTGCACCACAGCCTGCTCGAGCAGCAACACATCGGCGACGGCATTTACCACTTCATTCTGGCTTTTTTCCTGCTCTGGAACGCATGGGCAAGCTTTACGTGGTTCGCCTCTTGCTACGACAGCGACGACCTCTATTACCGCCTCGCCGCATTTGTACAAATGCTCGGCTCGCTAATGATTGCAGTCGGCGTAAGCCAGCTGTTCGAGCACGGCTCGCTGACCATTGTCGTCGCCGGTTACACCATCATCCGCCTTGCCCTGATGAGCCAGTGGTTACGCATATACCGCGACGAACCGGCGCGCAAAACCGTTGCCAAACGCTATCTCATCGGCACAGCAATCGTACAAAGCTTGTGGATACTGCGTCTGTTCTTCACCCCGGGACTAAAGGTACTCACCCTGTTTTTGCTCATCGCTGCCGAACTGCTGATGACGCGCTGGATTCACGAAGGCAAAACAAATCACTGGAACCCGCACCACATCGCCGAACGCTACGGTTTGCTTGCCATCATCGTCCTCGGTGAAGGAGTTCTCGGCGCGATCAATACCATCAACGTACTCTACAGCCACCATATTTACGACCACTGGCTGGACATCTTCTTCGTCAGCGCCGGCGTCATGGGGTTAATTTTCGCCCTGTGGTGGCTCTATTTCGACACCCCGTTTGCGAAAATGCTGGAAAAGCGCACCGAACACAAATACGTTTTCCTGTTCAATTACGGGCATTTTTTCATCTTTGCTGCCCTGACCAGTGTCGGCACCGGGCTGGAACTGGTCGCCGACTCGCTCAATGACCCCGCACAGTTATCCCCAAGCTACACCATGCTATGCCTGAATGCAGCGATAGCGGTTTATCTCGTCGCGCTGACTTATCTGCAAATTCTTATGCAATACCGGCTACCACATGCGCTGCTGATTCTCGCAAGTTCGCTCGGGCTGCTGGTGCTGAGCCATATCGCCGTCTATAACGGCCTCTCGATCATCGTCGGCGTCTGGCTCGATATTGTGGTACTGATTTTCATGATCGGCTTTTTCAACCGCAACCGCCATCATCAATTTGGCGGCGCAGCGTCATCCTAAGGTCTGTTGACAACTAATTATGCTACGCGATTTTTGCATCGTTTTATCTACAAAAATCAAATGTCAACAGACCCTAGCCAGCCAGAATTCGGCGCTGCGCGTCGGCAATCGCCGCGCCCAGTGCTGCGCCTTTATGCCCCTCTGCCTGCAATGCACCGACATCTAATGCTTGCACCGCCTGCGCCTGTGCGATAATCCGCTGCTGCAGCGCATCATCTACACCCAGCACCGCAAGCAAATCGGCCAAATCACCGGCTTGACGCAGGCTGCCGCAGTGCTTGAGCAACTGCCAGCGATCTTGCGCCGACGTATTCGCCCAGTCCAGTGCAATGTCTTGAGTTTTCATCAACAATTCAATCCAGCGCTTGGCCTTGTTCGGCAAGCGCAACACCCGCAGCGCCGCTTCGCCACACGCGCTACACAGCCGTAACCACGCCGCGAAGCGCAGTGCCACATCATCGACTTGCGCACACGCTACTTTTAATGCCGCGTCCATTTCCGCAAGCACAGCCGTATCGGGTACTGCGTCTGCGAGCAATACGTCCAGCGCAGCAACCTCGGCCAGCCCGTCGAAAAAATGCCACGGCTCGGCATAACTCAGCGCTTTTTCACATTCTGCCCATACCCGCTCTGCGGTCAGATCGTGCAATTCACCTTCAGCTACCATCTCACGGCACAGCGCCAGCGTTTCCGGTGCAATGGTGAACTGCTGTGGCGCAAAACGCGCATAAAAGCGCATCAGGCGCAGCACGCGCAGCGGATCTTCACCAAATGCAGGGCTGACGTGGCGCAACACCCGCGCCTTTATGTCATTCAATCCACCGTACGGATCGACCAGGCTGCCGTCTTCAGCTTCGGCAATCGCATTGATGGTCAGGTCGCGGCGCAGTAAATCCTCTTCCAGCGTCACATTCGGATCATAATCAAAGCTGAAGCCCTGATGTCCGCGTGCTGTTTTGCGCTCCATCCGCGCCAGCGCGTATTCCTCATGCGTGTTAGGGTGCAAAAAGACCGGAAAATCCTGCCCTACGGACTGAAAGCTTTTTTCCTTCATGATTTCCGGCGTCGCCCCGACCACCACATAATCACGATCTTTGACTGCCAAACCGAGCAGCTTGTCGCGTACCGCACCGCCAACCAGATAGACTTGCATAGCTTTACCATTTACAACCACGAAACACGGTTGCCATAATACGCAAAACCAATCACAGGAACAGCCCAATCATGAATCTTTATCCGGCATTATTTGCTGTCGCCTTTGGCGGCGCACTTGGCGCACTCGCGCGCTACGGCACTACCCTGATTCTCATCCACTTCATCTACAAAGAAACTTTTTGGGCAACGCTGACCATCAACCTCATCGGCTGCTTTGCCATCGGCGTAGTCAGTGCCCTGATTTTGCACCACAAACCTCATGCGGCATGGGCGCTGATCCTGATGACCGGCTTTCTCGGCAGCTACACAACCTACTCAACCTTCACCCTCGACGCGCTCACCCTGATGCAAAAAGGCCAATTCGGCATTGCAGCCCTGCACTTGTCCATACAGCTACTCGGCGGCTTTGCCCTGTGCCTCGCGGGGCTTGCCACCGCGCAACAGATCATCAACTGGCAGCAGTAGCCGCAAGCACCCCTATTCAAAAACACACCATTGCTTTACTGTCGATATGCACCACATTTATACAGCTAAAAAACGGGCTACTGCAAAGCAGTAACCCATTCGATTTAGACTCAAATAAATACTTGGCTGATATTATGCCGCTTCTGTGGCCGCCTCATCTTCCGTGATCTTCTCACCAAGTACGCGGTTGGTGACCACGCCGGAGGTCATCGAACCACTGACGTTAACTGCGGTACGCATCATGTCAA from Cardiobacteriaceae bacterium TAE3-ERU3 includes the following:
- the leuA gene encoding 2-isopropylmalate synthase, which encodes MSQARFTHTKYPRFEFAPQLTDRQWPNKTITKAPVWASVDLRDGNQALIDPMTIEQKLRFFKTLVACGFKEIEIGFPSASQIEFDFTRLLIEEGHIPDDVTIQVLVQAREHLIERTFESLQGVRRAVVHVYNSTSKVQREKVFAKSKEEIKQIAIEGAQLVKDHAAQHPDSEWVFQYSPESFSQTETEYAVEVCDAVCDVWQPQNGQAVILNLPATVEASMPNIFADQVEYFCRHLKQREHVVISIHTHNDRGCAVAAAEMAILAGADRIEGTLLGNGERTGNMDIMVMAMNLYSTGIDPELDFSNMNEIVHVVSECNNLPVHPRHPYVGELVFTAFSGSHQDAIKKSLDRGESATWEVAYLPIDPLDIGRSYQDVVRINSQSGKGGVAYILSRDYGLNLPRWLQVDFAQRVQAESERTQKELSSQDIINLFEDKYLQDSVLVLEDYQVRRQSRQDSMEAVLDQHGEQITISGSGNGVLSSFINGLEQYSGLKISVTNYAEHAMTQSTDAKAVAYVQLIVNGTLYTGIAYSTDTVTAMLRAALVGVSQALREEKQAA
- a CDS encoding Lrp/AsnC family transcriptional regulator, giving the protein MSDTLYQLDETDRNILRILTRDGRINNLALAEAVHLSPTPCARRVKRLEDLGIIEGYRAELNRDALGYALSVYIGVTMDKHTPERFEHFEAAVSQFPEVIGLSIVTGRAEDFLIHVVVKDMPAYESFLLGKLTPLPGVQNVHTSFELRSVIRRSPQP
- a CDS encoding ABC transporter substrate-binding protein, with the translated sequence MNRFFLICAAALTASGFAHAQDKAQDSNDTAAHLLSAEEIAAFVPNIDDYPADPQRIAAMEFSFVGGALAAGKRPTAISDDGNPEKLIPEFRDAVGEYTSLGSRYQPNIESIADAKPDLIIADKDRHTVIKDDLEKIAPTLFVKSRGEDYYENLQAAQVIGHVLHQDDTMSKSIEDHLQKMRDARDALQGSKMADETVQFAVITDKGMWMHGPTSYAGTVISSLGLKSPIPEQTEEAYIPTSLEQLLAADPDWLLVGRYNDHTVLEDWKDSPLYQNLKAVKNDHVVEVDSSYWSLSRSMPSAERMAQDLIAHSQE
- a CDS encoding iron chelate uptake ABC transporter family permease subunit yields the protein MTRSIQPPRWRLYALFLLAITVLLAGFAVALTAYSHFPLSLAAFGEWWQGGESLSTPTRLVIDIRLPRVLVAVCVGANLAIAGLLMQAITRNPLASPTILGINSGAACLVALASVTALGDLLPTTLLQALIGAMIAATLVMVLAGYTSDRLIHPLRLILSGVAINALLLGATRAALIVADESSFGVLYWLAGSIANSRWENIPWLLPLSLFGFTWAWWLSPRLNILALGDDVASSLGTNVISLQRQCASIILLLTAASVAVSGPIAFVGLIIPHAAKKLLLACRAHSYQLLIPLVAILGAALMAWSDVLSRAVAFPAETPVGLLTALIGAPFFILLACKRRT
- a CDS encoding iron chelate uptake ABC transporter family permease subunit; the protein is MTIFIRHRIITALTLLLVLMFASIFVGTSDISIGKTWQTIYAYFHTGTQDFILWQHRIPRIILAAVAGAALGLSGALVQGIIRNPLASPDLMGISAGAGLCATALIIFLPAASLWLLAAASAIGGILAFTIILALAAWAKPTPARLALVGIAVSAFLSSCTNFLLVMYPLDINVAMLWLTGSLWGRGWQHIPLLLSTFIILFFIAYYLAWRLDVLGLGDDVAAHLGIRVTPLRLTALLIAVIIASLAVSVVGTISFIGLLAPHMARLLCGHKHRLILPLAALIGALVLLVADTTARTLFAPIELPAGVLTAVIGGPYFIYLLSRYRGWT
- a CDS encoding ATP-binding cassette domain-containing protein codes for the protein MIDIQNISLAYGDGKHSNTIIDDLKTTIPVNQVVGLIGPNGCGKSTLLKGISALLKPVAGRICLDGKDVHSYSNRALAQRISVLPQNLTHPEGLTVKQLVEYGRTPYVSHWGRLGKDDHEHVHAAMSQVRIHEFAERSLEDLSGGQRQRAWIAMILAQDTDIIMLDEPTTFLDIAYQIELLKLLRTLKDGGKSIIVVLHDLNQAARYCDHLLILEQGRLHSSGCPAEVITTATLKSVFNVDAQIIPDPVAYTPMCIYL
- a CDS encoding MFS transporter, yielding MWNALRRHKVLFFSIGLMMTGTGLQNTLIALRGAAEGFSQSEIGFIMASFFIGFLVSALTAGRYIANVGHIRVFAALSALCSITILLHTVFVSAWQWMLIRFITGFCISGLYIICESWLNAQSNNQDRGQAMAVYLMTIYGSGMIGQLFFNFIAPTSFLLFSITSIAISLASIPLLLTRIKAPPIEEQQGSMSLFKLYRRSPLGFIGVFAASFCVGVLTSLAPVYAVNSGIIESRAAWVVMALNLGALLFTLPIGRLSDKFDRRIILAGASMIGCCAAITAPFVGNNLLLLLPLFILAGGFILPLSGMSTAYINDWLESGEIVPAASTIVLVAGLGAIAGPMITGFLMQTIANQAFFICVGAVMGSFFLFALYRMTQRSTDTMHEQSVTFAPMTQPLADSLVQAFDDRQLEFDFHMDEEETTT
- a CDS encoding low temperature requirement protein A is translated as MFDIKKMRLRDAHDPNRVATPLELLFDLVYVVGIATTVTSLHHSLLEQQHIGDGIYHFILAFFLLWNAWASFTWFASCYDSDDLYYRLAAFVQMLGSLMIAVGVSQLFEHGSLTIVVAGYTIIRLALMSQWLRIYRDEPARKTVAKRYLIGTAIVQSLWILRLFFTPGLKVLTLFLLIAAELLMTRWIHEGKTNHWNPHHIAERYGLLAIIVLGEGVLGAINTINVLYSHHIYDHWLDIFFVSAGVMGLIFALWWLYFDTPFAKMLEKRTEHKYVFLFNYGHFFIFAALTSVGTGLELVADSLNDPAQLSPSYTMLCLNAAIAVYLVALTYLQILMQYRLPHALLILASSLGLLVLSHIAVYNGLSIIVGVWLDIVVLIFMIGFFNRNRHHQFGGAASS
- a CDS encoding tRNA nucleotidyltransferase, producing the protein MQVYLVGGAVRDKLLGLAVKDRDYVVVGATPEIMKEKSFQSVGQDFPVFLHPNTHEEYALARMERKTARGHQGFSFDYDPNVTLEEDLLRRDLTINAIAEAEDGSLVDPYGGLNDIKARVLRHVSPAFGEDPLRVLRLMRFYARFAPQQFTIAPETLALCREMVAEGELHDLTAERVWAECEKALSYAEPWHFFDGLAEVAALDVLLADAVPDTAVLAEMDAALKVACAQVDDVALRFAAWLRLCSACGEAALRVLRLPNKAKRWIELLMKTQDIALDWANTSAQDRWQLLKHCGSLRQAGDLADLLAVLGVDDALQQRIIAQAQAVQALDVGALQAEGHKGAALGAAIADAQRRILAG
- the crcB gene encoding fluoride efflux transporter CrcB; the protein is MNLYPALFAVAFGGALGALARYGTTLILIHFIYKETFWATLTINLIGCFAIGVVSALILHHKPHAAWALILMTGFLGSYTTYSTFTLDALTLMQKGQFGIAALHLSIQLLGGFALCLAGLATAQQIINWQQ